The Verrucomicrobiia bacterium genome segment CAGGCCTGCAGGCGCGCGGTTCCCGCGACCGCACCTTTTTATCGGGTCACCGGCCAACCGGCGGTGGTGATCGCGCGGTAGCCGCCCGCCAGGGACCACACACGGGTGTACCCCATTCGCTGCAGCGACTCGGCCGCCAGCGCGCTCCGATAGCCGCCCCCGCAGTACAGGATCAGTTCGGTGGCGCGGTCGGGCACCCGGGCCTCGATATCCCGCTCCAGAATGCCCCGACCCAACGCGATGGCACCCTCAGCATGGCCCGCG includes the following:
- a CDS encoding sulfurtransferase, with the translated sequence MQHAPGFLKLVEAARSGIREIRPEEARQRLAANPAALLVDVREESEWAAGHAEGAIALGRGILERDIEARVPDRATELILYCGGGYRSALAAESLQRMGYTRVWSLAGGYRAITTAGWPVTR